The Syngnathus typhle isolate RoL2023-S1 ecotype Sweden linkage group LG16, RoL_Styp_1.0, whole genome shotgun sequence genome includes a region encoding these proteins:
- the ubr1 gene encoding E3 ubiquitin-protein ligase UBR1 isoform X4, translating to MAEPEKPFDEPELIKEWQASADLKLSLYGYLRKCVPRIFCHKEEYKPQEEEEQMQRLLLHPLEYFLFGEDPDEGVNKLKQGSSSSQLCGRVFKEGETVYSCRDCAIDPTCVLCMDCFQESVHKSHRYKMHASSGGGFCDCGDVEAWKIGPYCSKHDPEAATAMETDESTLEPELCERSEMLFRVLLNYFTDFLDWAEDRQLLAPLKPEEKDNTYFCVLYNDEHHSYDHVIYTLQRSVNCDQAEAQNHTALIDKEGRRTVKRGSLASCQHAKDLIKYNSEHISLQPLRVEVLQSTVVAHQTFALRLGSWFQKIISHSVGFRQAFCRVALEPSTEQTGLCCISRLMLLDSKLYKGARKIVHELIFCSILMETESKRLYAIEFTKLYKDLQNNFIEDDHERSISITAMSVQIFTVPTLARYLIEETSVITRIVNTVMALLLEHLDVNNRFFFLGYNSDKFSRIQVIFHDLRYILISKPSVWNSKLRKQFLEGFNAFLGLLKCMQGMEEVERQFGQHIAVEPEWEAGFTLQIQLRHILAMFQDWCSSDDTILLEAFRDCHKVLLQCNNQPFRREAADHYMCKQIIHVRPYKVSQEPVSIHLPLSRLLAGLYVLNCKNGLCDQLFDKDSSDFCSLAELPLRCVVLAAQVSAEMWRRNGLSLVSQVYYYQDVKCRDEMYDKDILMLQIAASKMDANHFLMLLLLRFELFNFFNGSCSSRDHNELLQWNQLTEEMLYLLIIIVGERYVPGVSNVTKEDVTMREVIHLLCIEPMAHSGLVKGLPENESHETGLESVINKVATFKKPGLSGHGLYEVKREYLVQFNPFFYHYSRSQHSKAEESQKKRRVREGADKALHPPVPPPFCPAFSSVVRLLCCDIFIHILRRVLQRAAEEKSTHWTEIMIQRALHLIGQALLEEKSQLEDSASEEVTFDFSLKARRVGLEHSKSLFLLLGKIKGVRSLEAQKDMITWLLQMFEIIKCLRDKSNPTTSMSVETSKPEETVQDKEKAERKRKAEAAKLHRQKIMAQMSAMQKNFIESNKMLYDNMPESGTQGEPFTPTESPMEHKELCVAVGPHRGSTPTEREVLTCILCQEEQEVASRAPAMVLTACVQRSTVLTQCRGKMPTNSGDETVYPLYMPPELAVGTHTGSCGHVMHATCWQKYFEAVQNTTRNRLHAELIIDLENGEYLCPLCKSLCNTVIPLVPLEPLVFNYENAEIIGQHLTLTRWLHILEARIKGLKSILQENDCDMECTNDSDAVLCGDGQPDFRAILSYGVQEPRKFSDSIAEMLAVCATTVHRVGLQTAPNELCPRVPLMAWNTCAFTIQAIENILLEEDKPLFGSLQNRQLAGLKAIVQFSATQRIKSSQTVIQNHFADIFAVLHPVTSRKNTPSILEVDFFHLLVGLVLSLPSLYQEEAVDLQPSAVSSAYNHLHILHLVTMAHVLQVLLLTRDLPVVVGDEETEEAKAAAELHAVVSQHTGRLLPDVCGSFVAERVKAGIKSFLRCTALFFSCLTGVRPPEELFCASVSSQSQMEAVCSYLALPSNVFQLFQEHRDTVAPLLHRWCTSPAITKSLRGKTQTVRYPRRRNQLIDLPDDYSALLNQASHFQCPKSADDERKHPTLCLFCGAMLCSQSSCCLSQLDGEDVGACTAHAATCGAGVGMFLRIRECEIVLMASKTRGSTYPAPYLDDYGETDPHLGRGNPLHLCPERYRKLKQMWQQHCILEEIARSLELVNQLFAFDWQML from the exons ATGGCGGAGCCTGAAAAACCTTTTGACGAGCCGGAGCTCATAAAG GAATGGCAGGCGTCCGCCGATCTAAAGCTGTCCCTGTATGGCTACCTGAGGAAATGTGTGCCTCGGATCTTTTGTCACAAGGAGGAATACAAGCctcaggaggaagaggagcaaatGCAGAGACTCCTCCTCCATCCACTAGAGTACTTCCTGTTTGGTGAAGATCCCGATGAAGGTGTCAATAAGCTCAAGCAGGGCAGTTCGTCTTCCCAGCTCTGCGGACGCGTCTTCAAAGAAGGAGAAACTGTTTACT CTTGCAGGGATTGTGCAATAGATCCCACATGTGTGCTGTGCATGGACTGCTTTCAAGAGAGCGTGCACAAAAGTCATCGTTATAAG ATGCATGCTTCATCTGGTGGCGGGTTCTGTGACTGTGGAGATGTGGAAGCCTGGAAGATTGGCCCGTATTGCTCCAAACACGACCCGGAGGCAGCCACTGCCATGGAAACG GATGAGAGTACATTGGAGCCAGAATTGTGTGAGCGGAGTGAGATGCTCTTCAGGGTGTTGCTGAACTACTTCACAGACTTCCTCGACTGGGCGGAAGACCGTCAGCTTTTAGCCCCACTCAAACCCGA ggaaaaagacaacacatACTTCTGTGTACTGTACAACGACGAGCACCATTCATACGACCATGTGATCTACACCCTGCAGCGGTCTGTCAACTGTGATCAGGCTGAAGCGCAGAATCACACGGCACTTATTGACAAGGAG GGCCGGCGGACAGTAAAGAGAGGAAGTCTTGCGTCATGTCAGCATGCTAAAGACCTCATCAAG TACAACTCGGagcacatttccctgcagccgCTGCGTGTGGAAGTCCTGCAGTCGACCGTCGTGGCTCACCAAACATTCGCCCTGCGTCTCGGCTCCTGGTTTCAGAAGATCATCAGTCATTCGG TGGGCTTCAGACAGGCTTTCTGCAGAGTGGCATTGGAGCCCAGTACAGAGCAGACCGGCCTCTGCTGCATCAGTAGGCTCATGTTGCTTGATTCCAAACTGTACAAAG GAGCACGCAAGATTGTACATGAGCTGATATTCTGTAGCATACTAATGGAGACAGAATCCAAGAGGCTATATGCAATCGAGTTCACAAAG TTGTATAAGGATCTGCAGAATAACTTCATCGAAGATGATCATGAAAGGAGTATTTCTATTACTGCGATGTCTGTTCAGATCTTCACTGTGCCCACGCTG GCAAGGTACCTAATTGAAGAAACAAGCGTCATCACAAGGATAGTTAATACAGTCATGGCGCTGTTGCTGGAGCATTTGGATGTTAACAATCGCTTCTTCTTCCTGGGATACAACTCCGACAAGTTCTCCCGCATCCAGGTCATTTTCCATGACCTCAG GTATATTCTGATCAGTAAACCATCCGTGTGGAATTCTAAGCTTCGGAAACAGTTCTTAGAGGGCTTCAATGCCTTTCTAGGTCTTCTCAAATGCATGCAG GGTATGGAAGAGGTTGAGCGTCAATTTGGTCAACACATCGCTGTGGAGCCCGAGTGGGAAGCCGGCTTTACGCTTCAGATCCAGCTCCGCCACATTCTGGCTATGTTTCAGGACTGGTGCTCCTCAGAT GATACGATTCTGCTGGAAGCCTTTAGAGATTGCCACAAAGTCTTGCTCCAATGCAACAATCAACCATTCCGCAGGGAAGCAGCTGACCACTACATGTGCAAACAGATCATCCACGTTCGGCCCTATAAAGTGTCTCAGGAGCCTGTCAGCATACATCTACCCCTCTCCAGGCTGCTTGCAG GCTTATATGTTCTTAACTGCAAGAACGGGTTATGTGATCAACTCTTTGACAAA GATAGCTCTGACTTTTGCAGCCTGGCTGAGCTTCCTCTGCGTTGTGTAGTGCTGGCTGCACAGGTATCAGCTGAAATGTGGCGCAGGAATGGACTGTCTTTGGTCAGCCAG GTTTACTATTATCAAGATGTGAAATGCAGAGACGAAATGTATGATAAAGACATCCTTATGCTTCAG ATAGCTGCTTCCAAAATGGACGCCAACCATTTTCTCATGCTGCTCTTACTAAGATTTGAGCTCTTTAATTTCTTCAATGGAAGTTGTTCCAGCAGAGATCAT AATGAATTGTTGCAGTGGAATCAACTGACGGAAGAGATGCTGTATCTCCTCATCATCATAGTTG GTGAGCGATACGTCCCCGGTGTCAGTAACGTGACCAAAGAGGACGTGACAATGAGGGAGGTCATCCACCTGCTGTGCATTGAACCCATGGCACACAGTGGCCTGGTCAAAGGCCTGCCGGAGAAT GAAAGCCACGAAACAGGTCTCGAGTCTGTAATCAACAAAGTTGCCACATTCAA GAAACCAGGACTTTCAGGACATGGATTGTATGAGGTGAAAAGGGAGTATTTGgtccaattcaacccattcttcTACCATTATTCAAGGTCACAGCACAGCAAG GCTGAAGAGTCACAAAAGAAGAGACGTGTTCGCGAGGGCGCCGATAAAG CTCTGCATCCTCCAGTTCCGCCTCCCTTCTGTCCGGCCTTCTCCAGTGTCGTACGcctcctctgctgtgacattttCATCCACATCCTCAGACGTGTGCTGCAGAGGGCAGCTGAGGAAAAATCCACTCACTGGACGGAAATCATGATCCAGCGG GCCCTGCACCTTATTGGGCAGGCTTTGCTTGAAGAAAAAAGCCAGCTGGAGGACAGCGCTTCAGAGGAAGTGACCTTTGATTTCAGCCTGAAGGCTCGAA GAGTCGGATTGGAACACAGCaagtctctctttctcttgctcGGAAAAATTAAGGGCGTTCGCTCGCTTGAAGCCCAAAAAGACATGATCACGTGGTTACTACAG ATGTTTGAGATTATCAAGTGCCTCAGAGACAAATCCAATCCAACAACTTCCATGAGTGTGGAAACGAGCAAGCCTGAAGAG ACTGTTCAGGACAAAGAAAAAGCTGAGCGCAAAAGAAAGGCCGAAGCAGCCAAACTTCACCGACAGAAAATTATGGCCCAGATGTCAGCCATGCAGAAAAATTTCATTGAGTCCAACAAGATGCTTTATGACAACATGCCAGAGAGCGGCACACAGGGAGAGCCTTTTACACCGACAGAAAG TCCAATGGAACACAAGGAGCTGTGCGTCGCCGTGGGGCCTCATCGAGGGTCCACCCCCACAGAGAGGGAGGTGCTGACCTGCATTCTCTGTCAGGAGGAGCAGGAAGTGGCATCCCGGGCTCCAGCCATGGTACTGACTGCGTGTGTGCAGAGATCCACAGTGTTGACGCAGTGTAGAGGAAAGATGCCCACCAACAGTGGCGACG AAACTGTCTACCCATTGTACATGCCTCCTGAACTGGCTGTTGGCACCCACACGGGCAGCTGTGGACACGTCATGCACGCCACATGTTGGCAGAA atATTTTGAAGCGGTCCAGAACACAACCAGGAACCGCCTCCATGCTGAACTAATTATCGACCTTGAGAATGGGGAGTACTTGTGTCCTCTGTGCAAGTCGCTATGCAACACCGTTATCCCCCTCGTCCCCCTGGAGCCACTCGTATTCAACTA TGAAAATGCGGAGATAATCGGTCAACATTTGACCCTGACTCGCTGGCTCCATATTCTTGAGGCTAGGATTAAAGGACTCAAGTCCATCCTGCAGGAAAATG ATTGCGACATGGAATGCACTAATGACAGCGATGCCGTGTTGTGTGGCGATGGTCAACCGGATTTTCGGGCCATATTGAGTTATGGCGTACAAGAACC GAGGAAGTTCTCAGACAGTATAGCCGAGATGCTGGCTGTGTGCGCCACCACGGTCCATAGAGTCGGACTTCAGACGGCACCTAATGAGCTGTGCCCACGTGTGCCCCTTATGGCCTGGAACACGTGTGCCTTCACTATTCAGGCGATTg AGAATATATTGCTGGAAGAGGACAAGCCACTCTTTGGATCTTTACAAAATAGACAG CTGGCTGGCCTGAAGGCGATTGTTCAGTTTTCTGCAACACAGAGAATTAAAAGCTCCCAGACTGTCATCCAAAACCATTTTGCTGATATTTTTGCAG TTCTGCATCCGGTCACGAGCAGAAAGAACACACCTTCTATTCTGGAAGTCGACTTCTTCCATCTTCTG GTGGGTTTAGTGTTGTCTTTGCCCTCACTGTACCAAGAGGAAGCTGTAGACTtgcagccctctgctgtcagcTCAGCCTACAACCACCTACACATCCTGCATCTGGTCACAATGGCTCACGTCCTGCAGGTGCTCCTTCTCACAAGAG ACCTCCCTGTAGTGGTTGGTGACGAGGAAACAGAGGAGGCGAAAGCAGCGGCCGAACTACACGCCGTTGTATCACAACACACCGGAAG aCTGCTTCCTGATGTGTGTGGCAGCTTTGTGGCCGAAAGAGTGAAGGCGGGAATCAAGTCTTTTCTCCGCTGTACTGCTCTCTTTTTCAGCTGTCTCACAGGGGTTCGTCCTCCGGAGGAGCTTTTTTGTGCTTCTG TTTCTTCTCAAAGTCAAATGGAGGCAGTCTGCAGCTACTTGGCACTGCCCTCAAATGTCTTCCAGCTCTTCCAGGAACACAGAGACACTGTGGCGCCACTGCTGCATAG GTGGTGCACCAGCCCAGCAATAACCAAAAGTCTGAGAGGCAAAACTCAAACAGTCAG ATACCCGAGGAGGAGAAATCAACTGATCGACCTCCCAGACGACTACAGCGCTCTGCTCAATCAAGCCAGCCATTTTCA ATGTCCCAAGTCGGCAGATGACGAGAGGAAGCATCCTACTTTGTGCCTATTCTGTGGCGCTATGCTGTGCTCTCAGAGCTCCTGCTGCCTCAGTCAGCTGGATGGAGAAGATGTGGGCGCCTGCACTGCGCATGCGGCCACCTGTGGCGCAGGAGTGGGCATGTTCCTCAG GATAAGAGAGTGTGAAATTGTACTGATGGCCAGTAAAACCAGAGGAAGCACATATCCAGCTCCCTATTTGGATGACTACGGCGAGACTGATCCTCATCTCGG GAGGGGCAATCCACTACACCTTTGTCCGGAGCGTTACAGGAAATTGAAGCAGATGTGGCAGCAGCATTGCATACTGGAGGAGATCGCTCGCAGTCTGGAGCTGGTCAACCAGTTGTTTGCTTTTGATTGGCAAATGTTGTGA
- the ubr1 gene encoding E3 ubiquitin-protein ligase UBR1 isoform X3 has product MAEPEKPFDEPELIKEWQASADLKLSLYGYLRKCVPRIFCHKEEYKPQEEEEQMQRLLLHPLEYFLFGEDPDEGVNKLKQGSSSSQLCGRVFKEGETVYSCRDCAIDPTCVLCMDCFQESVHKSHRYKMHASSGGGFCDCGDVEAWKIGPYCSKHDPEAATAMETDESTLEPELCERSEMLFRVLLNYFTDFLDWAEDRQLLAPLKPEEKDNTYFCVLYNDEHHSYDHVIYTLQRSVNCDQAEAQNHTALIDKEGRRTVKRGSLASCQHAKDLIKYNSEHISLQPLRVEVLQSTVVAHQTFALRLGSWFQKIISHSVGFRQAFCRVALEPSTEQTGLCCISRLMLLDSKLYKGARKIVHELIFCSILMETESKRLYAIEFTKLYKDLQNNFIEDDHERSISITAMSVQIFTVPTLARYLIEETSVITRIVNTVMALLLEHLDVNNRFFFLGYNSDKFSRIQVIFHDLRYILISKPSVWNSKLRKQFLEGFNAFLGLLKCMQGMEEVERQFGQHIAVEPEWEAGFTLQIQLRHILAMFQDWCSSDDTILLEAFRDCHKVLLQCNNQPFRREAADHYMCKQIIHVRPYKVSQEPVSIHLPLSRLLAGLYVLNCKNGLCDQLFDKDSSDFCSLAELPLRCVVLAAQVSAEMWRRNGLSLVSQVYYYQDVKCRDEMYDKDILMLQIAASKMDANHFLMLLLLRFELFNFFNGSCSSRDHNELLQWNQLTEEMLYLLIIIVGERYVPGVSNVTKEDVTMREVIHLLCIEPMAHSGLVKGLPENESHETGLESVINKVATFKKPGLSGHGLYEVKREYLVQFNPFFYHYSRSQHSKAEESQKKRRVREGADKALHPPVPPPFCPAFSSVVRLLCCDIFIHILRRVLQRAAEEKSTHWTEIMIQRALHLIGQALLEEKSQLEDSASEEVTFDFSLKARRVGLEHSKSLFLLLGKIKGVRSLEAQKDMITWLLQMFEIIKCLRDKSNPTTSMSVETSKPEETVQDKEKAERKRKAEAAKLHRQKIMAQMSAMQKNFIESNKMLYDNMPESGTQGEPFTPTESPMEHKELCVAVGPHRGSTPTEREVLTCILCQEEQEVASRAPAMVLTACVQRSTVLTQCRGKMPTNSGDETETVYPLYMPPELAVGTHTGSCGHVMHATCWQKYFEAVQNTTRNRLHAELIIDLENGEYLCPLCKSLCNTVIPLVPLEPLVFNYENAEIIGQHLTLTRWLHILEARIKGLKSILQENDCDMECTNDSDAVLCGDGQPDFRAILSYGVQEPRKFSDSIAEMLAVCATTVHRVGLQTAPNELCPRVPLMAWNTCAFTIQAIENILLEEDKPLFGSLQNRQLAGLKAIVQFSATQRIKSSQTVIQNHFADIFAVLHPVTSRKNTPSILEVDFFHLLVGLVLSLPSLYQEEAVDLQPSAVSSAYNHLHILHLVTMAHVLQVLLLTRDLPVVVGDEETEEAKAAAELHAVVSQHTGRLLPDVCGSFVAERVKAGIKSFLRCTALFFSCLTGVRPPEELFCASVSSQSQMEAVCSYLALPSNVFQLFQEHRDTVAPLLHRWCTSPAITKSLRGKTQTVRYPRRRNQLIDLPDDYSALLNQASHFQCPKSADDERKHPTLCLFCGAMLCSQSSCCLSQLDGEDVGACTAHAATCGAGVGMFLRIRECEIVLMASKTRGSTYPAPYLDDYGETDPHLGRGNPLHLCPERYRKLKQMWQQHCILEEIARSLELVNQLFAFDWQML; this is encoded by the exons ATGGCGGAGCCTGAAAAACCTTTTGACGAGCCGGAGCTCATAAAG GAATGGCAGGCGTCCGCCGATCTAAAGCTGTCCCTGTATGGCTACCTGAGGAAATGTGTGCCTCGGATCTTTTGTCACAAGGAGGAATACAAGCctcaggaggaagaggagcaaatGCAGAGACTCCTCCTCCATCCACTAGAGTACTTCCTGTTTGGTGAAGATCCCGATGAAGGTGTCAATAAGCTCAAGCAGGGCAGTTCGTCTTCCCAGCTCTGCGGACGCGTCTTCAAAGAAGGAGAAACTGTTTACT CTTGCAGGGATTGTGCAATAGATCCCACATGTGTGCTGTGCATGGACTGCTTTCAAGAGAGCGTGCACAAAAGTCATCGTTATAAG ATGCATGCTTCATCTGGTGGCGGGTTCTGTGACTGTGGAGATGTGGAAGCCTGGAAGATTGGCCCGTATTGCTCCAAACACGACCCGGAGGCAGCCACTGCCATGGAAACG GATGAGAGTACATTGGAGCCAGAATTGTGTGAGCGGAGTGAGATGCTCTTCAGGGTGTTGCTGAACTACTTCACAGACTTCCTCGACTGGGCGGAAGACCGTCAGCTTTTAGCCCCACTCAAACCCGA ggaaaaagacaacacatACTTCTGTGTACTGTACAACGACGAGCACCATTCATACGACCATGTGATCTACACCCTGCAGCGGTCTGTCAACTGTGATCAGGCTGAAGCGCAGAATCACACGGCACTTATTGACAAGGAG GGCCGGCGGACAGTAAAGAGAGGAAGTCTTGCGTCATGTCAGCATGCTAAAGACCTCATCAAG TACAACTCGGagcacatttccctgcagccgCTGCGTGTGGAAGTCCTGCAGTCGACCGTCGTGGCTCACCAAACATTCGCCCTGCGTCTCGGCTCCTGGTTTCAGAAGATCATCAGTCATTCGG TGGGCTTCAGACAGGCTTTCTGCAGAGTGGCATTGGAGCCCAGTACAGAGCAGACCGGCCTCTGCTGCATCAGTAGGCTCATGTTGCTTGATTCCAAACTGTACAAAG GAGCACGCAAGATTGTACATGAGCTGATATTCTGTAGCATACTAATGGAGACAGAATCCAAGAGGCTATATGCAATCGAGTTCACAAAG TTGTATAAGGATCTGCAGAATAACTTCATCGAAGATGATCATGAAAGGAGTATTTCTATTACTGCGATGTCTGTTCAGATCTTCACTGTGCCCACGCTG GCAAGGTACCTAATTGAAGAAACAAGCGTCATCACAAGGATAGTTAATACAGTCATGGCGCTGTTGCTGGAGCATTTGGATGTTAACAATCGCTTCTTCTTCCTGGGATACAACTCCGACAAGTTCTCCCGCATCCAGGTCATTTTCCATGACCTCAG GTATATTCTGATCAGTAAACCATCCGTGTGGAATTCTAAGCTTCGGAAACAGTTCTTAGAGGGCTTCAATGCCTTTCTAGGTCTTCTCAAATGCATGCAG GGTATGGAAGAGGTTGAGCGTCAATTTGGTCAACACATCGCTGTGGAGCCCGAGTGGGAAGCCGGCTTTACGCTTCAGATCCAGCTCCGCCACATTCTGGCTATGTTTCAGGACTGGTGCTCCTCAGAT GATACGATTCTGCTGGAAGCCTTTAGAGATTGCCACAAAGTCTTGCTCCAATGCAACAATCAACCATTCCGCAGGGAAGCAGCTGACCACTACATGTGCAAACAGATCATCCACGTTCGGCCCTATAAAGTGTCTCAGGAGCCTGTCAGCATACATCTACCCCTCTCCAGGCTGCTTGCAG GCTTATATGTTCTTAACTGCAAGAACGGGTTATGTGATCAACTCTTTGACAAA GATAGCTCTGACTTTTGCAGCCTGGCTGAGCTTCCTCTGCGTTGTGTAGTGCTGGCTGCACAGGTATCAGCTGAAATGTGGCGCAGGAATGGACTGTCTTTGGTCAGCCAG GTTTACTATTATCAAGATGTGAAATGCAGAGACGAAATGTATGATAAAGACATCCTTATGCTTCAG ATAGCTGCTTCCAAAATGGACGCCAACCATTTTCTCATGCTGCTCTTACTAAGATTTGAGCTCTTTAATTTCTTCAATGGAAGTTGTTCCAGCAGAGATCAT AATGAATTGTTGCAGTGGAATCAACTGACGGAAGAGATGCTGTATCTCCTCATCATCATAGTTG GTGAGCGATACGTCCCCGGTGTCAGTAACGTGACCAAAGAGGACGTGACAATGAGGGAGGTCATCCACCTGCTGTGCATTGAACCCATGGCACACAGTGGCCTGGTCAAAGGCCTGCCGGAGAAT GAAAGCCACGAAACAGGTCTCGAGTCTGTAATCAACAAAGTTGCCACATTCAA GAAACCAGGACTTTCAGGACATGGATTGTATGAGGTGAAAAGGGAGTATTTGgtccaattcaacccattcttcTACCATTATTCAAGGTCACAGCACAGCAAG GCTGAAGAGTCACAAAAGAAGAGACGTGTTCGCGAGGGCGCCGATAAAG CTCTGCATCCTCCAGTTCCGCCTCCCTTCTGTCCGGCCTTCTCCAGTGTCGTACGcctcctctgctgtgacattttCATCCACATCCTCAGACGTGTGCTGCAGAGGGCAGCTGAGGAAAAATCCACTCACTGGACGGAAATCATGATCCAGCGG GCCCTGCACCTTATTGGGCAGGCTTTGCTTGAAGAAAAAAGCCAGCTGGAGGACAGCGCTTCAGAGGAAGTGACCTTTGATTTCAGCCTGAAGGCTCGAA GAGTCGGATTGGAACACAGCaagtctctctttctcttgctcGGAAAAATTAAGGGCGTTCGCTCGCTTGAAGCCCAAAAAGACATGATCACGTGGTTACTACAG ATGTTTGAGATTATCAAGTGCCTCAGAGACAAATCCAATCCAACAACTTCCATGAGTGTGGAAACGAGCAAGCCTGAAGAG ACTGTTCAGGACAAAGAAAAAGCTGAGCGCAAAAGAAAGGCCGAAGCAGCCAAACTTCACCGACAGAAAATTATGGCCCAGATGTCAGCCATGCAGAAAAATTTCATTGAGTCCAACAAGATGCTTTATGACAACATGCCAGAGAGCGGCACACAGGGAGAGCCTTTTACACCGACAGAAAG TCCAATGGAACACAAGGAGCTGTGCGTCGCCGTGGGGCCTCATCGAGGGTCCACCCCCACAGAGAGGGAGGTGCTGACCTGCATTCTCTGTCAGGAGGAGCAGGAAGTGGCATCCCGGGCTCCAGCCATGGTACTGACTGCGTGTGTGCAGAGATCCACAGTGTTGACGCAGTGTAGAGGAAAGATGCCCACCAACAGTGGCGACG aaacagAAACTGTCTACCCATTGTACATGCCTCCTGAACTGGCTGTTGGCACCCACACGGGCAGCTGTGGACACGTCATGCACGCCACATGTTGGCAGAA atATTTTGAAGCGGTCCAGAACACAACCAGGAACCGCCTCCATGCTGAACTAATTATCGACCTTGAGAATGGGGAGTACTTGTGTCCTCTGTGCAAGTCGCTATGCAACACCGTTATCCCCCTCGTCCCCCTGGAGCCACTCGTATTCAACTA TGAAAATGCGGAGATAATCGGTCAACATTTGACCCTGACTCGCTGGCTCCATATTCTTGAGGCTAGGATTAAAGGACTCAAGTCCATCCTGCAGGAAAATG ATTGCGACATGGAATGCACTAATGACAGCGATGCCGTGTTGTGTGGCGATGGTCAACCGGATTTTCGGGCCATATTGAGTTATGGCGTACAAGAACC GAGGAAGTTCTCAGACAGTATAGCCGAGATGCTGGCTGTGTGCGCCACCACGGTCCATAGAGTCGGACTTCAGACGGCACCTAATGAGCTGTGCCCACGTGTGCCCCTTATGGCCTGGAACACGTGTGCCTTCACTATTCAGGCGATTg AGAATATATTGCTGGAAGAGGACAAGCCACTCTTTGGATCTTTACAAAATAGACAG CTGGCTGGCCTGAAGGCGATTGTTCAGTTTTCTGCAACACAGAGAATTAAAAGCTCCCAGACTGTCATCCAAAACCATTTTGCTGATATTTTTGCAG TTCTGCATCCGGTCACGAGCAGAAAGAACACACCTTCTATTCTGGAAGTCGACTTCTTCCATCTTCTG GTGGGTTTAGTGTTGTCTTTGCCCTCACTGTACCAAGAGGAAGCTGTAGACTtgcagccctctgctgtcagcTCAGCCTACAACCACCTACACATCCTGCATCTGGTCACAATGGCTCACGTCCTGCAGGTGCTCCTTCTCACAAGAG ACCTCCCTGTAGTGGTTGGTGACGAGGAAACAGAGGAGGCGAAAGCAGCGGCCGAACTACACGCCGTTGTATCACAACACACCGGAAG aCTGCTTCCTGATGTGTGTGGCAGCTTTGTGGCCGAAAGAGTGAAGGCGGGAATCAAGTCTTTTCTCCGCTGTACTGCTCTCTTTTTCAGCTGTCTCACAGGGGTTCGTCCTCCGGAGGAGCTTTTTTGTGCTTCTG TTTCTTCTCAAAGTCAAATGGAGGCAGTCTGCAGCTACTTGGCACTGCCCTCAAATGTCTTCCAGCTCTTCCAGGAACACAGAGACACTGTGGCGCCACTGCTGCATAG GTGGTGCACCAGCCCAGCAATAACCAAAAGTCTGAGAGGCAAAACTCAAACAGTCAG ATACCCGAGGAGGAGAAATCAACTGATCGACCTCCCAGACGACTACAGCGCTCTGCTCAATCAAGCCAGCCATTTTCA ATGTCCCAAGTCGGCAGATGACGAGAGGAAGCATCCTACTTTGTGCCTATTCTGTGGCGCTATGCTGTGCTCTCAGAGCTCCTGCTGCCTCAGTCAGCTGGATGGAGAAGATGTGGGCGCCTGCACTGCGCATGCGGCCACCTGTGGCGCAGGAGTGGGCATGTTCCTCAG GATAAGAGAGTGTGAAATTGTACTGATGGCCAGTAAAACCAGAGGAAGCACATATCCAGCTCCCTATTTGGATGACTACGGCGAGACTGATCCTCATCTCGG GAGGGGCAATCCACTACACCTTTGTCCGGAGCGTTACAGGAAATTGAAGCAGATGTGGCAGCAGCATTGCATACTGGAGGAGATCGCTCGCAGTCTGGAGCTGGTCAACCAGTTGTTTGCTTTTGATTGGCAAATGTTGTGA